Proteins encoded together in one Aeromonas encheleia window:
- the deoD gene encoding purine-nucleoside phosphorylase: MATPHINAKDGAFADTVLMPGDPLRAKYIAETFLENVEQVCDVRSMLGFTGTYKGRRISVMGHGMGIPSCSIYAKELITDYGVKTLIRVGSCGAVREDVKLRDVVIGMGACTDSKVNRLRFKDHDFAAIADFDLVANAVQAAKNKGVAVRVGNIFSADLFYTPDPSMFDVMEKYGILGVEMEAAGIYGVAAEYGAKALTICTVSDHIRTGEQTTSEERQLTFNDMIEIALDSVLLGD; encoded by the coding sequence ATGGCAACTCCTCATATCAATGCAAAAGATGGCGCCTTTGCTGACACAGTGCTGATGCCGGGCGACCCCCTGCGTGCCAAGTACATCGCCGAAACCTTCCTGGAGAACGTCGAGCAGGTGTGTGACGTGCGCAGCATGCTCGGCTTCACCGGCACCTATAAGGGCCGTCGCATCTCCGTCATGGGCCACGGCATGGGCATCCCGTCCTGCTCCATCTACGCCAAAGAGCTGATCACCGACTACGGTGTGAAGACCCTGATCCGCGTGGGCTCCTGCGGTGCCGTGCGTGAAGACGTGAAACTGCGTGACGTGGTGATCGGCATGGGTGCCTGCACCGATTCCAAGGTCAACCGTCTGCGCTTCAAGGATCACGACTTCGCCGCCATCGCCGACTTCGACCTGGTTGCCAATGCCGTGCAAGCCGCCAAGAACAAGGGCGTCGCCGTGCGAGTGGGCAACATCTTCTCCGCCGACCTGTTCTACACCCCGGATCCCTCCATGTTCGACGTCATGGAAAAATACGGCATCCTGGGTGTCGAGATGGAAGCCGCCGGCATCTACGGCGTGGCCGCAGAGTACGGTGCCAAGGCGCTGACCATCTGCACCGTCTCCGACCATATCCGTACCGGTGAGCAGACTACCTCCGAAGAGCGTCAGCTGACCTTCAACGACATGATCGAAATCGCATTGGACTCCGTGCTGCTGGGTGACTGA
- a CDS encoding phosphopentomutase: MKRTFILMMDSFGIGAAADAEKFGDVGANTLGHIAKACAAGEIEGRGALHLPNLNKLGLGHAGEQASGYFPAGLQKDIEVVGAYGFAQELSSGKDTPSGHWEIAGVPVLFEWGYFHDHHNSFPQELLDAIVEKAGLPGYLGNCHASGTQVLDDLGEEHMRTGKPILYTSADSVFQIACHEETYGLEKLYELCHIVRELLEPYNIGRVIARPFVGSGKGNFKRTGNRHDYSVLPPAPTVLDYMKEAGGQVVSIGKIADIYANQGITKQVKGTGLTELWDRTLEEVKAAGDNTIVFTNFVDFDSSYGHRRDVKGYADALEYFDSRLPELFEILQDGDVVVLTADHGCDPTWNGTDHTREYIPVLFYGKPVKAGSVGRRETFADIGQSIAAYHGLPKLQYGTSFL, translated from the coding sequence ATGAAACGTACCTTTATTCTGATGATGGACTCCTTCGGTATTGGCGCCGCCGCCGATGCCGAGAAGTTCGGAGATGTGGGCGCCAACACCCTTGGCCATATCGCCAAGGCCTGCGCCGCCGGTGAGATCGAAGGCCGTGGCGCCCTCCATCTGCCGAACCTCAACAAGCTGGGTCTGGGCCACGCAGGGGAGCAGGCTTCCGGCTACTTCCCGGCCGGCTTGCAGAAAGATATCGAGGTGGTCGGTGCTTACGGCTTCGCCCAGGAGCTCTCCTCCGGCAAGGACACTCCGTCCGGCCACTGGGAGATCGCCGGCGTGCCCGTGCTGTTCGAGTGGGGTTACTTCCACGATCACCACAATAGCTTCCCGCAGGAGCTGTTGGACGCCATCGTCGAGAAGGCGGGCCTGCCGGGCTACCTGGGCAACTGCCACGCCTCCGGCACCCAGGTGCTGGACGATCTGGGCGAGGAGCACATGCGCACCGGCAAGCCGATCCTCTACACCTCTGCCGACTCCGTGTTCCAGATCGCCTGCCACGAAGAGACCTATGGCCTCGAGAAGCTGTACGAGCTGTGCCACATAGTGCGTGAGCTGCTGGAGCCCTACAACATCGGCCGCGTCATCGCCCGTCCGTTCGTGGGCAGCGGCAAGGGCAACTTCAAGCGCACCGGCAACCGTCACGACTACTCGGTACTGCCGCCGGCGCCGACCGTGCTGGACTACATGAAAGAGGCGGGTGGCCAGGTGGTCTCCATCGGCAAGATCGCCGACATCTATGCCAACCAGGGCATCACCAAGCAGGTGAAAGGCACCGGCCTGACCGAGCTGTGGGACAGAACCTTGGAAGAGGTGAAGGCGGCCGGTGACAACACCATCGTCTTCACCAACTTCGTCGACTTCGACTCCTCCTACGGCCACCGTCGTGACGTCAAGGGCTACGCCGATGCACTGGAGTATTTCGACTCCCGTCTGCCGGAGCTGTTCGAGATACTGCAGGATGGCGACGTTGTGGTGCTGACCGCCGACCACGGCTGCGACCCGACCTGGAACGGTACCGATCACACCCGTGAGTACATTCCGGTGCTGTTCTACGGCAAGCCGGTCAAGGCGGGCAGTGTCGGTCGTCGCGAGACCTTTGCCGACATCGGTCAGAGCATCGCGGCCTACCACGGTCTGCCCAAGTTGCAGTACGGCACCAGCTTCCTGTGA
- a CDS encoding DUF3300 domain-containing protein produces MKQPLFRRSALAAVLALSTVLAACKEEPPSVTQSVQPNVAASVASAASAASAAVAPQGQPINTQASKYTPEALETLLAPVALYPDAVLAQVLASATNPQEVLDAGNWLVAHPNLKGKELTAAIAPLGFTPPTMSLMHFPTVMDMMCLKMEWTTELGSAFLADEPGVLAAVQRLRQQAMEVGNLKDSEQMKVAKDEQNNQQIVTIAPANPDVVYVPQYDPTAVYSAPAAGPAPAAVTTGTTTTTAPATTTTTVVENDDNDNDDEDEYDRDDMVLTGLLAFGAGMLVNEVFNDDDDEGDYYYPRWGSDYPGGYAPYRYNPNYGNGFRPANGYNRPANYQRGSNNNIYINAKGDDYFNKFERGPNNYMRQADSPITAARPQRAELANLEQRSRNNEAGGRQRDATPKGSYAGANRQSNSEYAGAPRAVNEVNREARATTPKGSYAGANRQPKSGNANATRDARQVSREVNVAQRTPRQGNYAGDKVKRQQITPQTAGTRDRGYVQPRATHSKSAAQTATRRAPAASTSKSAFQGVQNTGRTERAASQRGRESVASSARTGRTTQPRRSTR; encoded by the coding sequence ATGAAGCAACCCCTATTTCGCCGTAGCGCGTTGGCGGCCGTGCTCGCCCTCAGCACGGTATTGGCTGCCTGCAAAGAGGAGCCACCTTCCGTCACGCAAAGTGTTCAGCCCAACGTGGCTGCCAGCGTTGCCAGTGCTGCCAGTGCTGCCAGCGCTGCGGTCGCACCTCAAGGGCAGCCTATTAACACACAAGCATCGAAATATACCCCAGAGGCTCTCGAGACCCTGCTTGCCCCCGTAGCGCTTTACCCTGATGCGGTATTGGCTCAGGTGTTGGCCAGTGCCACCAATCCGCAAGAGGTGCTCGATGCCGGCAACTGGCTAGTCGCCCACCCCAATCTCAAAGGGAAAGAGCTGACCGCCGCCATTGCGCCGCTGGGCTTTACGCCGCCAACCATGTCGCTGATGCACTTCCCAACCGTCATGGACATGATGTGCTTGAAGATGGAGTGGACGACCGAGCTGGGCAGTGCCTTCCTGGCCGATGAACCGGGCGTACTGGCAGCCGTTCAGCGCCTGCGCCAACAGGCGATGGAGGTGGGCAACCTGAAAGACTCAGAGCAGATGAAAGTGGCCAAGGATGAACAGAACAATCAGCAGATCGTCACCATTGCACCGGCCAACCCTGACGTCGTTTACGTCCCGCAATACGACCCAACCGCCGTCTATAGCGCGCCAGCTGCCGGGCCAGCCCCAGCAGCGGTGACCACAGGAACCACGACAACGACCGCGCCTGCGACAACGACCACGACAGTGGTAGAAAATGATGATAACGACAACGATGACGAGGATGAATACGACCGCGATGATATGGTCTTGACGGGCTTGCTCGCCTTTGGTGCGGGCATGTTGGTCAACGAGGTCTTCAACGACGATGATGATGAGGGCGATTATTATTACCCGCGGTGGGGATCTGATTATCCCGGCGGTTACGCTCCCTATCGTTATAACCCCAACTATGGCAATGGTTTTCGTCCCGCCAATGGGTACAACCGTCCGGCCAACTATCAGCGGGGCTCTAACAACAATATCTATATCAACGCCAAGGGGGATGATTACTTCAATAAGTTTGAGCGCGGCCCCAATAACTACATGCGCCAAGCCGACAGCCCCATCACGGCGGCGCGCCCCCAGCGTGCTGAGCTGGCTAACCTGGAACAACGCTCGCGAAATAACGAGGCAGGGGGGCGCCAACGAGATGCCACACCGAAAGGGAGTTATGCGGGGGCCAATCGCCAATCTAACAGCGAATACGCCGGTGCACCACGTGCTGTCAATGAGGTGAACAGGGAGGCGCGCGCAACCACGCCGAAGGGGAGCTATGCGGGAGCCAACCGCCAACCCAAAAGCGGCAACGCCAACGCGACACGCGACGCGAGACAGGTGAGTAGGGAGGTGAATGTGGCCCAACGCACGCCGCGCCAGGGCAACTACGCAGGGGACAAGGTCAAGCGGCAGCAAATCACGCCACAGACCGCTGGAACGCGTGATCGCGGCTATGTCCAACCACGCGCCACTCACAGCAAGAGCGCAGCACAGACTGCAACACGCAGAGCACCTGCGGCCTCAACCTCAAAGAGTGCCTTCCAAGGGGTACAGAATACGGGCAGAACCGAGCGCGCCGCCAGCCAACGTGGGCGCGAAAGTGTGGCTAGTAGCGCGCGTACCGGGCGCACAACTCAACCCAGACGGAGTACGCGATAA
- the deoA gene encoding thymidine phosphorylase — MFLPQEIIRKKRNGEALSTQEIQFFVQGITNNSIGEGQIAALAMAVYFKDMTMDERVALTCAMRDSGMVLNWDHLNLGGPIVDKHSTGGVGDVVSLMLGPMVAACGGFVPMISGRGLGHTGGTLDKLDAIPGYQTSVDNDRFLKVVKEAGVAIIGQTGDLAPADKRIYAVRDITATVESIAMITGSILSKKLASGLEALVMDVKVGSGAFMPTFEASEELAKSIVAVANGAGCRTSALLTDMNQVLASSAGNGVEVREAVRYLTGEYRNPRIHEVTMALCAEMLISANLASDEQDARAKLQAVLDNGKAAEIFGRMVTGLGGPADFMERYDSYLPKAGIVRPVYAAQTGFVTAMDTRELGLAVVAMGGGRRAAGDKLDYAVGLTDFIRLGQSVEADKPLALIHAQTEAQFAEAARMVQAAVKIGDTRPEALPEVYRRIGLADL; from the coding sequence ATGTTTTTGCCTCAAGAAATTATTCGCAAGAAGCGCAACGGTGAAGCGCTCAGTACCCAAGAGATTCAATTCTTCGTCCAGGGCATTACCAACAACAGCATCGGTGAAGGCCAGATCGCGGCACTCGCCATGGCGGTCTACTTCAAAGACATGACCATGGATGAGCGGGTGGCATTGACCTGTGCCATGCGCGACTCTGGCATGGTGCTGAACTGGGACCACCTCAACCTGGGTGGCCCCATCGTCGACAAGCACTCCACCGGTGGGGTAGGTGATGTCGTCTCCCTGATGCTCGGCCCCATGGTCGCCGCCTGCGGTGGCTTCGTGCCGATGATCTCCGGTCGTGGCCTGGGTCACACCGGCGGCACCCTGGACAAGCTGGACGCCATCCCCGGCTACCAGACCTCGGTCGACAACGATCGCTTCCTGAAAGTGGTGAAAGAAGCCGGCGTGGCCATCATCGGTCAGACCGGCGATCTGGCCCCGGCCGACAAGCGCATCTATGCGGTGCGTGATATCACCGCCACCGTCGAATCCATCGCCATGATCACCGGCTCCATCCTCTCCAAGAAGCTCGCCTCCGGGCTGGAAGCGCTGGTGATGGACGTCAAGGTGGGCTCCGGCGCCTTTATGCCGACGTTTGAAGCATCTGAGGAACTGGCGAAAAGCATAGTGGCGGTGGCCAACGGTGCCGGCTGCCGTACCTCGGCGCTCCTGACCGACATGAACCAGGTGCTGGCCTCCAGCGCAGGCAATGGGGTGGAAGTTCGTGAGGCGGTGCGCTACCTGACCGGTGAGTATCGCAACCCGCGCATCCACGAAGTGACCATGGCGCTCTGTGCCGAGATGCTGATCTCCGCCAACCTGGCGAGCGATGAACAGGACGCCCGTGCCAAGTTGCAGGCGGTGCTGGACAACGGCAAGGCCGCCGAGATCTTCGGTCGCATGGTCACCGGCCTCGGTGGCCCGGCGGACTTCATGGAGCGTTACGACAGCTACCTGCCCAAGGCCGGCATAGTGCGCCCCGTGTATGCGGCGCAGACCGGTTTCGTGACCGCCATGGATACCCGCGAACTGGGCCTGGCCGTGGTCGCCATGGGCGGTGGTCGCCGCGCCGCCGGGGACAAACTCGATTATGCGGTCGGTCTGACCGACTTTATCCGCCTGGGGCAGAGCGTCGAGGCTGACAAGCCGCTCGCGCTGATCCACGCTCAGACAGAAGCTCAATTTGCCGAGGCCGCCCGCATGGTGCAGGCAGCCGTCAAGATCGGTGACACCCGACCAGAGGCACTGCCCGAGGTTTACCGTCGCATCGGTCTGGCCGATTTGTAA